GTCGGGGCTATTGTTTCTGCTTGTAGTAATGCGTCATGAGAATGGAGTCAAACGATGGGGAACACTCGCGCGTTAGGCGCTGATGGAGAGGTATACAACTACAGCGTTGTATACAAATTTGCCCTGATGACGGTGGTCTGGGGCATCGTCGGCATGCTGGTGGGGGTGATCATCGCCTCGCAGCTGGTATGGCCGCAACTTAACGTTCACGAGTTCTTGAGCTACGGCCGCCTGCGTCCGCTGCACACCAATGCCGTGATCTTCGCCTTCGGCGGTTGCGCCTTGTTCGCAACGTCTTACTACGTGGTGCAGCGAACCTGTCATACCCCGCTGTTTGCGCCAAAGCTGGCCGCATTCACATTCTGGGGCTGGCAATTGATCATCGTTCTGGCGGCTGTCACGCTTCCGCTGGGCATGACCAGCGGTAAGGAGTACGCCGAGCTTGAGTGGCCGATTGACCTGCTGATCGCGGTTGTGTGGGTTTCCTATGCGGTGGTGTTCTTCGGGACGGTCGCGAAACGCAAGACCTCACACATCTACGTTGCCAACTGGTTCTTCGGCGCTTTCATCCTGACGGTTGCCATCCTGCACATCGTCAACAGCGCCGAAATGCCGGTTTCGCTGACCAAGTCCTACTCGGCCTATGCGGGCGTGCAGGACGCCATGATCCAGTGGTGGTACGGCCACAATGCGGTGGGTTTCTTCCTGACCGCCGGCTTCCTTGGCATCATGTACTACTTCGTGCCGAAACAGGCCGAACGTCCGGTCTACTCGTATCGTCTTTCGGTGGTGCACTTCTGGGCGCTGATCTTCACCTACATGTGGGCCGGTCCGCATCACCTGCATTACACCGCGCTGCCGGACTGGACGCAGTCGATCGGCATGCTGTTCTCGCTGGTGCTGCTGGCGCCATCGTGGGGTGGCATGATCAACGGCATCATGACGCTGTCAGGCGCCTGGCACAAGCTGCGCGATGACCCGATCCTGAAGTTCCTGGTCACCTCGCTTTCGTTCTACGGCATGTCGACCTTCGAAGGCCCGATGATGTCGATCAAGACGGTCAATGCCCTGTCGCACTACACCGACTGGACGGTCGGCCATGTGCACTCCGGCGCGTTGGGCTGGGTCGCATTCGTCTCCATCGGCGCGATCTACTACATGATTCCGCGTCTGGTCGGCAAGGAAAAGATGCACAGCACCAAGCTGATCGAAATCCACTTCTGGATCGCCACGCTCGCCATCGTGCTCTACATCGCATCGATGTGGATCTCGGGTGTCATGCAGGGCCTGATGTGGCGCGCAGTGAACCCGGACGGCACGCTGACCTACAGCTTCGTCGAATCGGTGAAATCCAGCTACCCATTCTGGTTCATCCGCTTCCTCGGCGGTGCGCTCTATCTCGGCAGCATGTTCATCATGGCCTACAACGTGTACATGACGGTGCGCGGTGCCAAGGTATCAAAGGCGGTAGTGCCGCCTCCGGCGGCTGGCACGGCGGTCGCTGCGTAATCGAGGAGAACAACAATGGCAATTACACATGACACCATCGAACGCAAGACAGGACTACTGATCGCGCTCGTCATCCTCGTGGTCAGCATCGGCGGTCTGGTCGAGATCGTCCCGCTGTTCTTCCAGAAAAACCTGATTGAACCGGTTGCTGGTCTCAAACCATACGAGCCGCTGCGCCTGGTCGGTCGCGATGTCTACGTTCGCGAGGGCTGCTACAACTGCCACTCGCAGATGATCCGTCCGTTCCGCGCCGAGACCGAGCGCTATGGCCCGTACTCGGTTGCGGGTGAGTTCGTCTATGACCGTCCCTTCCAGTGGGGCAGCAAGCGCACCGGCCCGGACCTCGCCCGTGTCGGCGGCCGCTACAGCGACGACTGGCATCGTCTGCACCTGACCAATCCGCGCGATGTGGTTCCGGAATCGAACATGCCGCCGTATGCCTTCCTTGATCGCCCGATCGGTGGTCCGGATGTCTCGGCCCGCATGAAGGCGCTGAAGATCCTCGGCCATCCGTATTCGGATGAAGAAATCGCCAAGGCAGGCGAAACCATCAAAGGCAAGACCGAGATGGATGCTCTCATCGCTTACCTGCAGGGTCTCGGTACGCAACTGAAGACGGTGAAAGGCTGATCATCATGGAAGAACTCAGAAGCGCGTTCACCGTGATTTCCTTCGCTACCTTCATCGGTATTGTCTGGTGGGCATGGCGGCCGGGCAGCAAGGAGAAGGGGCAGCTCGCCGTTGGCGATCTGCTTGCCGACAACGATCACGATCCGCACGTTCCGTCTGCCGCCCGAGGAGTACAAAAATGAAAGAACTACTGTCACCGGGGTGGGGCTGGTACGTCGCCATCCTGACACTCGTCAGCCTCGCCGTGTGTCTTTGGGTATTGCGGGCCAACAGCGTCAAGAAGGAGCACGGCGGCGACCCCAAGCTGCACGGGCACAACGAGTGGGACGGACTGCGTGAGTATGACAACCCGCTGCCGCGCTGGTGGTCGAACCTGTTCTACATCACGGTCTTCTTCTCGCTCGGCTATCTGATCCTGTATCCGGGTCTGATCGTCTTCCCTGGCCTGCTCAACTGGAGTACCGATTCGCTGTACAAAGATGAAGTGAAACAGGCCAAGGCCGAGTTCGACCCCATCTTTGACGCCTACGCCAAGCAGGACGTGAAGACCGTCGCGGCCGACAAGGGCGCGCTGCAGATTGGTGGCCGACTGTTCCAGACCTATTGCGTACAGTGCCACGGCACCGATATGCGTGGGTCCAAGGGCTTCCCGAATCTCGTGGACGGTGACTGGCTGTACCCGGGTACGCCGGAAGGCATCAAGCAGACCATCATGGAAGGCCGCAACGGTGCGATGCCGCCGTTTGGTGCCGCGTTCAAGCCCGAGCAGATCACCGACGTCGCGCAGTATGTGTTGTCGCTCTCGGGCCGCTCAACGGCGGCGGACGCTGCCAAACGTGGTGAAGAGACGTTCAAGACCACTTGCGCTGCGTGTCACGGTCCGGAAGGAAAGGGCAATCAGGCGCTCGGGGCCCCGAACCTGACCGACAACGTGTGGTTGTATGGCGGTAGCCTGGCAACGGTGACCGAAACGATCGCCAAGGGTCGTCAGGGGCAGATGCCGGCACACAAGGATCTGCTTGGTGAGCCACGCGTTCATCTGCTGGCGGCGTACGTTTATGCCCAGTCACAGGAGCAAGGCGCCGCCCCCAAGAAGTAGGGCTTGACAATGCCGGGGCGGAAATCGGTTTTGTTCCGGCGGCTATGATCAACTGCGGTTGATCGCAACACCCTCGGCGGAGTAACCTCCGCCGAGCGCACCATGGATTGATGATGAGCAGTACCACGGGCGAGACCAAAGTCGTTTCGCTTTACCAGTCGCAGAAGAAGATCTACGCCAAGTCGGTGACCGGGCGCTTCGCCAACCTGCGCTGGCTGATGGTGTTTGTCACACAGGCAATCTTCTACGGCCTGGCCTGGCTGCCCTGGAACGGTCGTCAGGCGGTGCTCTTCGACCTTGGTGCCCGCAAGTTCTACATCTTTGACTGGATATTCTGGCCACAGGATGTGCTCTACCTGACGTTCATCCTGATCGTCTCCGCGTACTCGCTGTTCTTCGTCACCGCCATCGCCGGTCGCATCTTTTGTGGTTACGCCTGCCCGCAGACGGTTTACACCGAGATCTTCATGTGGGTCGAGAAGAAATTTGAAGGTGATCGTGCCGCCCGCATGAAGCTCGACCAGGCGCCAATGTCGTTTGAGAAGGCATGGCGCAAGGGTGGCAAGCATCTGGCTTGGGTGCTGATCGGCCTGTGGACCGGATTCACTTTCGTTGGGTACTTCACGCCGATAAAAACCCTGGCGCACGAGGTACTGACCGCTACGACCGGCCCGTGGGAGACCTTCTGGATTCTGTTCTACGGCTTTGCAACCTGGGGCAACGCCGGCTTCATGCGCGAGCAGGTGTGCAAGTACATGTGTCCCTACGCACGCTTCCAGAGCGTGATGTTCGACCGCGACACGATGATCGTCACCTACGACAAGGAACGCGGTGAGCCGCGCGGCGGCCGCAAAAAGAGCGCCGACACCAAGGCGCTCAACCTTGGGTCCTGCGTCGACTGTTCGCTGTGTGTGCAGGTCTGCCCGACCGGGATCGACATCCGCGACGGTCTGCAGTACGAATGCATCGGCTGCTCGGCCTGCATCGATGTCTGCGATACGGTGATGGACAAGATGAGCTATCCGCGCGGGCTGATTCGCTATTCGACCGAAAACGCCGTCGAAAAGCACTGGGATGCTGCCGCGATTCGCCAGCACATGCTGCGCCCGCGCATCCTGATCTATTTCGCCGTGCTGGTGCTGCTGGTTGCCGGGTTGCTGATGTCGCTGGCGTTGCGCAACCCGCTCAAGGTGGACGTCATCCGTGATCGTCAGGTGCTCGCCCGCGAGGTGGAAGGGCGCTACATTGAGAATGTCTACAAGCTGAACGTCATGAATACTGCGGAGCAGACGCAGAAATTTGTAGTGACTGCCGACGGTTTGCCCGACATCAGCATTGCCCGCGGCGCGCAGATTCTGGCCGACCCGGCATCGACGGCGGCCGCTGTGCTCGCTGTTCGTGTGCCAATTGAGACGGTAAAACCAGGCAGTCATCCCATCCGCTTCAAAATACAGTCGGAAACTGATGCGTCGATCCACGTTGACGAGAAATCAGTGTTCCTGATCCCGAGGTAATTTCATGAATAGCGCAACTCTCGTTTCATCCGCAGCGCCCACTGCCGCAAAAGCCGTCAGCCCGTGGATCTGGCCTGGCCTGTTGATCGCTGGCCCCGCTGCGGTGGTCGTCGCTTGCGTCATTACCGCGTATTTCGTCCTGCAGCACCCGGATGGCCTGGTGGCTAGTGACTACTACAAGCAGGGCAAGGCGATCAACGCGCAGTTGTCGCAGCTTGATCGTGCCGAGCAGCTCGGCATGGACCGGATGGTGATGACGGCGACCGAGCGCACGTTGACGCTATCTTTTCCCGCAGGCAAGGAGACCGGCTCCATCGAAGTCATCCTGGCGCATCCGGTTGATCCCGCACGAGACGTCCGCCAGGTGGTCGTCCCGGAAGCACCAGGGCGCTACGTCGTACCCTTGGCAGCACCATTCGCAGAGCGTCGCCGCATCATCGTCACCGACGCCCCGGCGCGCAGTTGGCGCGCTGAAGCCCTGTATATACCCGGTCGCGGCTGAGCACGGGATCGCCGCTCAGGTTCGCAAACACAGCCAGACGCGATGGAGGATGCATGAAGTGGGACGCAGCAACCATTGGAGCCGTCATGTGGCCAGCCTTTCTGGGCGCGGCGCTGGCCGATGGAATCATCTTTACGCTGATTGATCCGGAAACCATTGAGGTCTTTGGCTACCATGCGGTTTCCAGACAGGCCGCCTACACCGTCGGCTTTTTCCTGTTCTGGATCGTCATCGTCGCTGCCAGCTTGCTGACGCTCTGGTTGCACGGCGAGAATCTGGAAAAGTACAAGAACACGACGCCGCGCCGATAGCCGAAACGGCGGTGCTGGCGGCCCGCTGCCGGCGGCGCCGGGATTTTGCGCTGGGTCAGCGCGACGTTGAGGTTGCCGTCCCGGCGGCGGTAAGTAACGGTCACGCCTGATTTGCGTCAAGGAGCGATGCGTTTTGGCCGACGATACTGCGGGCTCATTCCCATCGCCCGGAACAAGCAGCTGTGTTTCCCGCCGAAGTTCTCAAGCAATTCGATCTCAACGGTCCGCGTTACACCTCGTACCCGACCGCTGACCGGTTTACCCCCACTTTTCAGCCGACCGACTACGACCGTGCACTGCGCGATGCGCAACGCAAACCGGTGTCACTTTACGTGCATGTGCCGTTTTGCCGCTCGCTCTGCTACTACTGCGCCTGCAACAAGATCATCAGCAAGAGCGCGACGATCGCCGACGAATATCTCGACGTATTGACTCTGGAGACCGCACTGGTCGCGCAGGCGCAACCGCACTTGCCGGTGGTGCAACTGGCGTTCGGCGGCGGCACGCCGAACTTTCTGTCGGTGGCGCAACTGACGCGCCTCATCCGTGATCTCGAAAGCAAATTCGACTTCCTGCCGGACCGGGAGCAGGGCATTGAGCTGGACCCGCGGTACCTTGACGCCGCCTACATCGGCGCGTTGCCGGGCCTCGGTTTCAACCGGGTAAGTTACGGCGTGCAGGACTTCGATGAGCGCGTACAGAAGCTCATTCACCGATTCCAGTCGTTCGAACAGACTGCACAGGCGGTGCAGGCGGCCCGCGCGGCGGGCATCAACTCGATCTCGTTCGATCTGGTCTATGGTTTGCCAATCCAGTCACGCGAAACCTTTGCTGCCACGCTGGAGCGTGCGCTATCGCTTGAACCTGATCGGCTGGCCCTGTTCAACTACGCGCACATTCCGGAGCGTTTCAAGGCACAGCGGCGCATCCCGACCGATACGCTGCCCTCAATCCAGCAGCGCACTGAGCTCTTTCTCTACGCTACCGAACGCCTGGTTGACGCTGGCTACCAGTCAATCGGACTCGATCACTTCGCCAAGCCGGGTGATCCGCTCGCTCTTGCACATGCGGATGGCTCCCTGCGCCGAAATTTTCAAGGCTACAGCACGCATCAAAGTACCGATCTCATCGGCCTCGGCGTTTCGGCGATCAGCAACGTCAACGGTGTGTTCGCTCAGAACAGCCCGCAGATGGATGTCTACCGCGAGCGCGTGTCCTCGGGTCAGCTGGCCACTGTGCGTGGCATCAAACTCAACCGCGACGATGAAATTCGCGCCCGTGTGATTGAGGAGATCATGTGCGTCGGCAGCGTGGACTGGCGGGCGGTCGGCGAACTGTTCGGTATTGACCCGGTGACCTACTTTTCCAGTGAGCAGGCCGATCTGGCTCGCTTTGCCAGCAGCGGCATCATCACCAGCAGCGCCGAGCGGCTGACGGTGTCGCCCCAAGGCAGGCTACTATTGCGCGCTGTTGCCATGGTTTTCGATGCTTACAAGAACATCAAGCGCGAACAGGTCATCACGTTCTCACGAATTGCCTGACGGCACGCACCCGGCGCTGGTGGCGAGCAGCGTCGCAGTGGTCCGCTGCCACCGGATAGTGCGATGACGCTTTCCCTGCTGACGTCCGCCATTCTCATGGGGCTGATGGGCGCTGGCCATTGCGCCACCATGTGCGGCCCGATCACCCTTGCGCTGGTCACGCGTACACCGGAACGCCCGCGACAGCCGCTGGCATCACATCTCGGGCGCATCACGACGTACGCCGTGCTCGGCGCGCTGGTTGCGATGTTCAGCGCATCCGCCACCAGCTTTTTGCGCAATGAAGTGCTGCAGACCGCCTGGTTGCTGCTACCCAATCTGCTGCTGCTGTTTTCTGCGCTGTACCTGATGGGCTTTCAGCAAGCCTACGCGCCGGTCGAGAAGGTCGGGCGTCGTGTCTGGCAGGGGCTTGAGGGCGCGCGCGGTTGGGCGGCGGCACGCGGCGGCGTTTGGGGCGACTTTTTGCGCGGCGCGTTATGGGGCATGCTGCCCTGCGGCATGATCTACAGCGCGCTCGGTCTGGCGGTGCTAGCGGCGCAGCCGTTCGACGGCGCCTTGGTCATGGCAGCCTTCGGTGCATCAACCTTGCCAGTGCTGCTCGCGTTGGGCATGCTGTCACAGAGTGCGGTGCGCCGCCTGCAGACCAAAGCCGCGCGACGCTGGATGGGGGCAGGCTTGCTGCTGCTGGTCGCGTGGAATCTTTACCTGTTGCCGGACCGCCTGCACGGCGTCAAGTTCTCGTTCTTCTGCTGAGCCGGAGTGAACTGGCCCCCGGTTTTGCTAGCCAGCGACTGGCGCCTGCCACAGCTCGAACTTGTTGCCTTCAAGATCGTAGGCCCAACCGAAGCGACCCTGTTCTGATTCCTCGATCCGGTCCTCCACGCGCACATCGGCGGCGCGCAGCTGGTCAAGCATCGCATCGAGATCACCTACCCGCCAGTTCAGCATGGTCGACTGTCGGCGCGGCATGTAGTCGCTCTTTTCCTCGAACACACTCCAGTAAGTTTCCGGTGTGTCGTTCTGCAGAATCGCACCACCCCATTCGGTGATATCGAGCCCGAGGTGACGGAAATACCACTTGCGCAGCGCTTCGGCATTTTTGGCCCGGATGAACACACCGCCCAGCCCGAGGACTTTCTGCCGGCTCACGA
This is a stretch of genomic DNA from Casimicrobium huifangae. It encodes these proteins:
- the ccoN gene encoding cytochrome-c oxidase, cbb3-type subunit I; amino-acid sequence: MGNTRALGADGEVYNYSVVYKFALMTVVWGIVGMLVGVIIASQLVWPQLNVHEFLSYGRLRPLHTNAVIFAFGGCALFATSYYVVQRTCHTPLFAPKLAAFTFWGWQLIIVLAAVTLPLGMTSGKEYAELEWPIDLLIAVVWVSYAVVFFGTVAKRKTSHIYVANWFFGAFILTVAILHIVNSAEMPVSLTKSYSAYAGVQDAMIQWWYGHNAVGFFLTAGFLGIMYYFVPKQAERPVYSYRLSVVHFWALIFTYMWAGPHHLHYTALPDWTQSIGMLFSLVLLAPSWGGMINGIMTLSGAWHKLRDDPILKFLVTSLSFYGMSTFEGPMMSIKTVNALSHYTDWTVGHVHSGALGWVAFVSIGAIYYMIPRLVGKEKMHSTKLIEIHFWIATLAIVLYIASMWISGVMQGLMWRAVNPDGTLTYSFVESVKSSYPFWFIRFLGGALYLGSMFIMAYNVYMTVRGAKVSKAVVPPPAAGTAVAA
- the ccoO gene encoding cytochrome-c oxidase, cbb3-type subunit II; this translates as MAITHDTIERKTGLLIALVILVVSIGGLVEIVPLFFQKNLIEPVAGLKPYEPLRLVGRDVYVREGCYNCHSQMIRPFRAETERYGPYSVAGEFVYDRPFQWGSKRTGPDLARVGGRYSDDWHRLHLTNPRDVVPESNMPPYAFLDRPIGGPDVSARMKALKILGHPYSDEEIAKAGETIKGKTEMDALIAYLQGLGTQLKTVKG
- a CDS encoding cbb3-type cytochrome oxidase subunit 3, with amino-acid sequence MEELRSAFTVISFATFIGIVWWAWRPGSKEKGQLAVGDLLADNDHDPHVPSAARGVQK
- the ccoP gene encoding cytochrome-c oxidase, cbb3-type subunit III codes for the protein MKELLSPGWGWYVAILTLVSLAVCLWVLRANSVKKEHGGDPKLHGHNEWDGLREYDNPLPRWWSNLFYITVFFSLGYLILYPGLIVFPGLLNWSTDSLYKDEVKQAKAEFDPIFDAYAKQDVKTVAADKGALQIGGRLFQTYCVQCHGTDMRGSKGFPNLVDGDWLYPGTPEGIKQTIMEGRNGAMPPFGAAFKPEQITDVAQYVLSLSGRSTAADAAKRGEETFKTTCAACHGPEGKGNQALGAPNLTDNVWLYGGSLATVTETIAKGRQGQMPAHKDLLGEPRVHLLAAYVYAQSQEQGAAPKK
- the ccoG gene encoding cytochrome c oxidase accessory protein CcoG; translated protein: MSSTTGETKVVSLYQSQKKIYAKSVTGRFANLRWLMVFVTQAIFYGLAWLPWNGRQAVLFDLGARKFYIFDWIFWPQDVLYLTFILIVSAYSLFFVTAIAGRIFCGYACPQTVYTEIFMWVEKKFEGDRAARMKLDQAPMSFEKAWRKGGKHLAWVLIGLWTGFTFVGYFTPIKTLAHEVLTATTGPWETFWILFYGFATWGNAGFMREQVCKYMCPYARFQSVMFDRDTMIVTYDKERGEPRGGRKKSADTKALNLGSCVDCSLCVQVCPTGIDIRDGLQYECIGCSACIDVCDTVMDKMSYPRGLIRYSTENAVEKHWDAAAIRQHMLRPRILIYFAVLVLLVAGLLMSLALRNPLKVDVIRDRQVLAREVEGRYIENVYKLNVMNTAEQTQKFVVTADGLPDISIARGAQILADPASTAAAVLAVRVPIETVKPGSHPIRFKIQSETDASIHVDEKSVFLIPR
- a CDS encoding FixH family protein, coding for MNSATLVSSAAPTAAKAVSPWIWPGLLIAGPAAVVVACVITAYFVLQHPDGLVASDYYKQGKAINAQLSQLDRAEQLGMDRMVMTATERTLTLSFPAGKETGSIEVILAHPVDPARDVRQVVVPEAPGRYVVPLAAPFAERRRIIVTDAPARSWRAEALYIPGRG
- the hemN gene encoding oxygen-independent coproporphyrinogen III oxidase — encoded protein: MFPAEVLKQFDLNGPRYTSYPTADRFTPTFQPTDYDRALRDAQRKPVSLYVHVPFCRSLCYYCACNKIISKSATIADEYLDVLTLETALVAQAQPHLPVVQLAFGGGTPNFLSVAQLTRLIRDLESKFDFLPDREQGIELDPRYLDAAYIGALPGLGFNRVSYGVQDFDERVQKLIHRFQSFEQTAQAVQAARAAGINSISFDLVYGLPIQSRETFAATLERALSLEPDRLALFNYAHIPERFKAQRRIPTDTLPSIQQRTELFLYATERLVDAGYQSIGLDHFAKPGDPLALAHADGSLRRNFQGYSTHQSTDLIGLGVSAISNVNGVFAQNSPQMDVYRERVSSGQLATVRGIKLNRDDEIRARVIEEIMCVGSVDWRAVGELFGIDPVTYFSSEQADLARFASSGIITSSAERLTVSPQGRLLLRAVAMVFDAYKNIKREQVITFSRIA
- a CDS encoding sulfite exporter TauE/SafE family protein; translated protein: MTLSLLTSAILMGLMGAGHCATMCGPITLALVTRTPERPRQPLASHLGRITTYAVLGALVAMFSASATSFLRNEVLQTAWLLLPNLLLLFSALYLMGFQQAYAPVEKVGRRVWQGLEGARGWAAARGGVWGDFLRGALWGMLPCGMIYSALGLAVLAAQPFDGALVMAAFGASTLPVLLALGMLSQSAVRRLQTKAARRWMGAGLLLLVAWNLYLLPDRLHGVKFSFFC
- a CDS encoding VOC family protein: MSRQKVLGLGGVFIRAKNAEALRKWYFRHLGLDITEWGGAILQNDTPETYWSVFEEKSDYMPRRQSTMLNWRVGDLDAMLDQLRAADVRVEDRIEESEQGRFGWAYDLEGNKFELWQAPVAG